The Amycolatopsis sp. 195334CR genome includes a window with the following:
- a CDS encoding LysR family transcriptional regulator — MDREVAVRGLEVRELECFLVLAEELHFGRTGERLFLSQSRVSQLLRALESRIGARLVERTSRRVRLTPLGEQFLARARPAYDELSAAVADTTAAARGVRGLLRLGFQGSANDQLMAAIDRFADRWPGCDTEVVEVPLADPFGPLHRNEVDAAVVLLPVEEPELVLGPVFSRRQQTLAVSVRHPFAAHPSVTAKELADCALIGIKDPAPPYWREFQAPARTPAGRPVPPGPQVSTLQEGLALAAARRGTMLLCQPTAEHHRRAALAYLPVTGLPDSALGLVWHRDHATATIHAFAEALADTTGVH; from the coding sequence ATGGATCGGGAGGTGGCCGTGCGCGGGCTGGAGGTCAGGGAGCTGGAGTGCTTCCTCGTGCTGGCCGAGGAACTGCACTTCGGCCGCACCGGCGAACGGCTGTTCCTCTCGCAGAGCCGGGTCAGCCAGCTGCTGCGCGCGCTGGAGAGCCGGATCGGCGCCCGCCTGGTCGAACGCACCAGCCGCCGCGTGCGGCTGACCCCGCTGGGCGAGCAGTTCCTGGCCAGGGCACGGCCCGCCTACGACGAGCTGAGCGCGGCCGTGGCCGACACCACCGCCGCCGCGCGCGGGGTGCGGGGTCTCCTGCGGCTGGGGTTCCAGGGCAGCGCCAACGACCAGCTGATGGCCGCGATCGACCGGTTCGCCGACCGGTGGCCCGGGTGCGACACCGAGGTGGTGGAGGTGCCGCTGGCCGATCCGTTCGGGCCGCTGCACCGGAACGAGGTCGACGCCGCGGTGGTGCTGCTGCCGGTGGAGGAACCCGAACTGGTGCTGGGGCCGGTGTTCTCGCGGCGGCAGCAGACGCTCGCGGTGTCCGTGCGCCACCCGTTCGCCGCGCACCCGTCGGTGACGGCCAAGGAGCTGGCAGACTGCGCCCTGATCGGCATCAAGGATCCGGCACCTCCGTACTGGCGGGAGTTCCAGGCACCGGCACGCACCCCGGCCGGGCGGCCCGTGCCGCCCGGTCCCCAGGTGAGCACGCTGCAGGAGGGGCTGGCGCTGGCGGCGGCCAGGCGCGGCACCATGCTGCTGTGCCAGCCCACCGCCGAGCACCACCGCCGGGCCGCGCTGGCCTACCTGCCGGTCACCGGCCTGCCCGACTCGGCGCTCGGCCTGGTCTGGCACCGGGACCACGCCACGGCGACCATCCACGCCTTCGCCGAAGCACTGGCCGACACCACCGGAGTCCACTGA
- a CDS encoding response regulator transcription factor: protein MIRLLIVDDHPVVRDGLSSLFGRDPEFEVVGEAADGAEAVRLAGVLRPDVILMDLRMPGVDGVSATRELAAAGARVLVLTTYDTDSHVLPAIEAGATGYLLKDAPRDELLRAVRATARGEPVLAPSAVALLMNKVRSASTSPLSARELEVLRLVAAGSTNREAAAKLFITEATVKSHLLNIYGKLDVSDRAAAVNEAFNRGLLVPKTAD, encoded by the coding sequence ATGATCCGGCTGCTGATCGTGGACGACCACCCGGTGGTCCGGGACGGGCTGAGCAGCCTGTTCGGGCGGGACCCCGAGTTCGAGGTGGTGGGGGAGGCCGCGGACGGGGCCGAGGCGGTCCGGCTGGCCGGGGTGCTGCGGCCGGACGTGATCCTGATGGACCTGCGCATGCCGGGCGTGGACGGGGTGAGCGCGACCAGGGAACTGGCCGCCGCCGGCGCGCGCGTGCTGGTGCTGACCACGTACGACACCGACAGCCACGTGCTGCCCGCGATCGAGGCGGGCGCGACCGGTTACCTGCTCAAGGACGCGCCGCGCGACGAACTGCTGCGGGCGGTGCGGGCGACCGCGCGGGGTGAGCCGGTGCTCGCGCCGTCGGCGGTGGCGCTGCTGATGAACAAGGTGCGCTCGGCGAGCACGAGCCCGTTGTCCGCGCGCGAACTGGAGGTGCTGAGGCTGGTCGCGGCGGGCTCCACCAACCGCGAGGCGGCGGCGAAGCTGTTCATCACCGAGGCCACGGTGAAGTCCCACCTGCTCAACATCTACGGCAAGCTCGACGTCAGCGACCGCGCGGCGGCGGTGAACGAGGCCTTCAACCGCGGCCTGCTGGTGCCGAAGACGGCGGACTAG
- a CDS encoding FAD-binding oxidoreductase has translation MGQGHGVSRRVLIAGAGAVAGAGLAGRAAAAVAAPATGPGSAAGPGLAAGAGPGLAAEAAGADPASAAGAGGFGPVRIRPGDPRYESLLRGNNFRFAGRPDEIRVAGSAEQVVRAVTDAVRSGRRVAPRSGGHCFENFTADPAVKLLLDLSPMDEVAYDPAMRAFSVQPGATLGQVYRTLFKGWGVTIPGGSCPAVGAGGHFAGGGYGALSRRYGSVVDHLYAVEVVVADRDGARVVVATREPDDPNPDLWWAHTGGGGGNFGVVTRYWLRTPGTSGDPSRLLPASPGEMLECVLAWSWEGMSEQAFTTLLRNFGTWHEHHSEPGARANGIYAILLLTHRSSGYFSLAVQIDGGLPGADELVTEFVAALTAGTGVTPIADLRRRFSWLHKLTWPGTGESGSAEARRYKNKAAYFRRTPTAPQLAAIHRHLTNPTGRPESGMLLIGYGGQVRAVAPEDTAIAQRDVVMKAVYFTSWADEADDAANLTWVREFYRDVYAGTGGVPVPGEVDDGSYINYPDVDLLDPAWNTSGVPGHTLYYKDNYPRLRRIKASWDPRGVFGHALGVEPPT, from the coding sequence ATGGGTCAGGGGCACGGGGTGAGCAGGCGGGTGCTGATCGCCGGAGCGGGGGCGGTGGCGGGAGCCGGGTTGGCCGGGCGGGCGGCCGCGGCGGTGGCGGCCCCCGCGACGGGGCCGGGTTCGGCGGCGGGTCCTGGTCTTGCAGCGGGGGCGGGGCCCGGTCTGGCAGCGGAGGCGGCGGGGGCGGACCCGGCATCGGCCGCGGGGGCGGGCGGGTTCGGGCCGGTGCGGATCCGGCCCGGTGATCCGCGGTACGAAAGCTTGTTGCGCGGCAACAACTTCCGCTTCGCCGGACGACCGGACGAGATCCGCGTCGCGGGTTCGGCCGAGCAGGTGGTGCGCGCGGTGACCGACGCCGTGCGGTCCGGGCGGCGGGTCGCACCACGCAGCGGTGGCCACTGCTTCGAGAACTTCACCGCCGACCCGGCGGTGAAACTGCTGCTCGACCTCTCCCCGATGGACGAGGTCGCCTACGACCCCGCGATGCGCGCGTTCTCCGTGCAACCGGGCGCCACGTTGGGCCAGGTGTACCGGACCCTGTTCAAGGGCTGGGGCGTGACCATCCCGGGCGGCAGCTGTCCCGCGGTCGGCGCGGGCGGGCACTTCGCGGGCGGCGGGTACGGGGCCCTCTCGCGGCGTTACGGCTCGGTGGTCGACCACCTGTACGCCGTCGAGGTGGTGGTGGCCGATCGCGACGGCGCCCGCGTGGTGGTGGCCACCCGCGAACCGGACGACCCGAACCCCGACCTGTGGTGGGCGCACACCGGGGGTGGCGGCGGCAACTTCGGGGTGGTCACCCGGTACTGGCTGCGGACCCCCGGCACCAGCGGGGACCCCTCCCGGCTGCTGCCCGCGTCGCCGGGCGAGATGCTCGAGTGCGTGCTCGCCTGGTCGTGGGAGGGCATGAGCGAGCAGGCGTTCACCACGCTCCTGCGCAACTTCGGCACTTGGCACGAGCACCACAGCGAACCGGGCGCGCGGGCCAACGGCATTTACGCGATCCTGCTGCTGACCCACCGCAGCAGCGGGTACTTCTCGCTGGCCGTGCAGATCGACGGCGGGCTGCCCGGCGCGGACGAGCTGGTCACCGAGTTCGTGGCCGCGCTGACCGCGGGCACCGGTGTCACCCCGATCGCCGACCTCCGGCGCCGGTTCTCCTGGCTGCACAAGCTGACCTGGCCGGGCACCGGCGAGTCCGGGAGCGCCGAAGCCCGCCGGTACAAGAACAAGGCCGCCTACTTCCGCCGGACGCCGACCGCCCCGCAGCTCGCCGCGATCCACCGCCACCTGACCAATCCCACCGGCCGGCCGGAGTCCGGCATGCTGCTGATCGGGTACGGCGGCCAGGTCCGCGCGGTGGCGCCGGAGGACACCGCGATCGCCCAGCGGGACGTGGTGATGAAGGCGGTCTACTTCACCTCGTGGGCCGACGAGGCGGACGACGCGGCGAACCTGACCTGGGTCCGCGAGTTCTACCGCGACGTGTACGCCGGAACCGGCGGGGTGCCGGTGCCCGGCGAGGTCGACGACGGCTCCTACATCAACTACCCGGACGTGGACCTTCTCGATCCGGCGTGGAACACCTCCGGCGTGCCGGGGCACACGCTGTACTACAAGGACAACTACCCGCGGTTGCGGCGGATCAAGGCAAGCTGGGACCCGCGCGGGGTGTTCGGGCACGCTCTGGGCGTCGAACCGCCCACGTGA
- a CDS encoding CrcB family protein, translating to MNWLMVILGALAGAPLRYLIDRAVRTRHGGTLPWGTFVVNLLACAGLGFLTGATAAVPVAVQHLLGPGLCATLSTYSTFSAETLRLARTGGTLIAAGKAIASVLIGLTAAGLSSALGQALLT from the coding sequence GTGAACTGGCTCATGGTGATCCTCGGCGCGCTGGCGGGCGCTCCGCTGCGCTACCTGATCGACCGGGCCGTGCGGACGCGGCACGGCGGCACGCTGCCGTGGGGCACCTTCGTGGTGAACCTGCTCGCGTGCGCGGGCCTCGGCTTCCTCACCGGGGCCACCGCCGCCGTACCGGTCGCGGTGCAGCACCTGCTCGGCCCCGGCCTGTGCGCCACGCTGAGCACGTACTCCACCTTCTCCGCCGAAACGCTGCGCCTGGCCCGCACTGGCGGCACGCTGATCGCCGCGGGCAAGGCGATCGCGAGTGTCCTCATCGGACTCACCGCGGCCGGGCTCAGCAGCGCGCTGGGTCAGGCCCTGCTCACCTGA
- a CDS encoding LLM class flavin-dependent oxidoreductase, protein MTVHFGIMTAPQQVAYADVLRVWAEADTIPEIGHAWVFDHLMPIGGDPAGPVLEGWTLLSALAASTRRLRLGVLVTSNRFRPPAMLAKMATTVDHVSGGRLDFGIGAGSRPSHPLARREYDGHGLPYHDAAHAVAALAEAWTVIRRLWTEQEPFDFDGEHVKLAGAFGNPKPVQRPHPPIMIGGRAASTLRVVAEHADLWNIPGGDIEDARQRSALLDRYCAEIGRDPAEITRSIFLPVSYERPGETRAAIAEATGAGFEHIVLGLAAPYPAGVARWVADELITSAA, encoded by the coding sequence ATGACCGTCCACTTCGGAATCATGACCGCTCCGCAGCAGGTTGCCTACGCGGACGTGCTGCGGGTCTGGGCCGAGGCCGACACGATCCCCGAGATCGGGCACGCCTGGGTCTTCGACCACCTGATGCCGATCGGCGGCGACCCGGCCGGGCCGGTGCTCGAAGGCTGGACCCTGCTCTCCGCGCTGGCCGCGAGCACCCGGCGCCTGCGCCTCGGCGTGCTGGTCACCAGCAACCGGTTCCGCCCACCGGCGATGCTGGCGAAGATGGCCACCACGGTCGACCACGTTTCGGGCGGACGGCTCGACTTCGGCATCGGCGCCGGTTCGCGCCCGAGCCACCCGCTGGCCCGGCGCGAGTACGACGGGCACGGCCTGCCCTACCACGACGCCGCGCACGCGGTGGCGGCTTTGGCCGAGGCGTGGACGGTGATCCGTCGCTTGTGGACGGAGCAGGAGCCGTTCGACTTCGACGGCGAGCACGTCAAGCTGGCCGGGGCGTTCGGCAACCCGAAACCGGTGCAGCGCCCGCACCCGCCGATCATGATCGGCGGCCGGGCGGCGTCGACGCTGCGCGTGGTCGCCGAGCACGCCGATCTGTGGAACATCCCCGGTGGCGACATCGAGGACGCGCGTCAGCGCAGCGCGCTGCTGGACCGCTACTGCGCCGAGATCGGCCGCGACCCGGCCGAGATCACGCGCTCGATCTTCCTGCCGGTCTCCTACGAGCGCCCCGGCGAGACCCGGGCCGCGATCGCCGAGGCGACCGGGGCCGGGTTCGAGCACATCGTGCTGGGCCTGGCGGCTCCCTATCCCGCCGGGGTGGCGCGCTGGGTCGCCGACGAACTGATCACGAGCGCTGCGTAA
- a CDS encoding NADAR family protein encodes MPGCVDGNLAKFGQHEDLREFLLGTGERVLVEASPLDDVWGIGLAHDHPDAAEPARWPGSNLLGFALGEVRARLTR; translated from the coding sequence ATCCCTGGGTGCGTCGACGGGAACCTCGCCAAGTTCGGGCAGCACGAGGACCTGCGCGAGTTCCTGCTCGGCACCGGCGAGCGGGTGCTCGTGGAAGCCAGTCCCCTCGACGACGTGTGGGGGATCGGCCTGGCCCACGACCACCCGGACGCGGCGGAACCGGCGCGCTGGCCGGGGTCGAACCTGCTCGGCTTCGCCCTCGGGGAGGTGCGGGCGAGGCTCACCCGGTGA
- a CDS encoding MFS transporter, with protein MAELMDPHRMRSGWFGVAATAAATFTVVTSEMLPVGLLTPVGAALAVSEGVAGLTLTVTGLVAAVSAPLLTPVLGRLDRRLALVALVLLLAVGNLASAWAPGFGVLVVARALVGVGMGGVWAIAAGLGARLVPGRPAATAVIFSGIAVASVLGVPLGTYLGELAGWRAAFAVAGGLAVVVALALAVLLPRLPGEPGPRLGGVLRLAAERRVATGLAVVALLVTGHFAAYTYVRPVLEQVSGVSPALLGTLLLGYGLAGVVGNFVAGWAVARSPRWTLVVLGGVLAGTVLLIPLLGAAAVGLLLVWGLAYGGVSVSTQTWLLASVPRAREAGSALFVGVFNAAIAAGALAGGRIADALGVTAVLWLGGALAIAAAVVAGLGRAPESGVLR; from the coding sequence ATGGCAGAACTGATGGACCCGCACCGCATGCGGTCGGGCTGGTTCGGCGTGGCGGCCACGGCCGCCGCGACGTTCACCGTGGTCACCTCGGAAATGCTGCCGGTCGGGCTGCTCACCCCGGTCGGCGCGGCGCTGGCGGTGAGCGAGGGCGTGGCCGGGTTGACGCTGACCGTCACCGGACTGGTGGCGGCGGTGTCGGCCCCGCTGCTGACCCCGGTGCTCGGCCGGCTGGACCGGCGGCTCGCGCTGGTCGCGCTGGTGCTGCTGCTGGCGGTGGGCAACCTCGCCTCGGCGTGGGCGCCGGGGTTCGGTGTGCTGGTGGTGGCGCGGGCGCTGGTCGGCGTCGGCATGGGCGGGGTGTGGGCGATCGCCGCCGGACTGGGCGCGCGGCTGGTGCCCGGGCGCCCGGCGGCCACGGCGGTGATCTTCAGCGGGATCGCGGTGGCCTCGGTGCTGGGCGTGCCGCTGGGCACCTACCTGGGCGAGCTGGCCGGGTGGCGGGCCGCGTTCGCGGTCGCGGGCGGGCTGGCGGTGGTGGTGGCGCTCGCGCTGGCGGTGCTGCTGCCGCGGTTGCCCGGCGAACCGGGCCCGCGGCTGGGCGGCGTGCTGCGGCTGGCGGCCGAGCGGCGGGTCGCCACCGGGCTGGCCGTGGTGGCGCTGCTGGTCACCGGGCACTTCGCCGCCTACACCTACGTGCGGCCGGTGCTGGAACAGGTGTCCGGGGTGAGCCCGGCGCTGCTCGGCACGCTGCTGCTGGGGTACGGGCTCGCCGGGGTGGTGGGCAACTTCGTGGCCGGGTGGGCGGTCGCGCGGTCCCCGCGCTGGACGCTGGTGGTGCTCGGCGGGGTGCTGGCGGGGACGGTGCTGCTGATCCCGTTGCTCGGTGCCGCGGCGGTGGGGTTGCTGCTGGTGTGGGGCCTGGCGTACGGCGGGGTGTCGGTGAGCACCCAGACGTGGCTGCTGGCGTCGGTGCCGCGGGCGAGGGAGGCGGGCTCGGCGTTGTTCGTCGGGGTGTTCAACGCGGCCATCGCGGCGGGGGCACTGGCGGGCGGGCGGATTGCCGACGCTCTGGGCGTGACCGCGGTGCTGTGGTTGGGCGGCGCACTGGCGATCGCCGCGGCGGTGGTCGCCGGACTGGGCCGGGCGCCGGAGTCGGGTGTGCTCAGGTGA
- a CDS encoding glutamate decarboxylase, which yields MPLIHPRDEEGTGRDEVSVNPVFAREPVRVPRDRLPDGELDADVAYQLVHDELMLDGNARLNLATFVGTWMDDQATRLMTESFSKNMIDKDEYPRTAELERRCVRMLADLWHTTGDAPGCSTTGSSEACMLAGLALKRRWRHRNPGGARPNLVMGANVQVCWHKFANYWDVEARVVPMSGDRFHLDAATAAERCDENTIGVVAILGSTFDGSYEPVAEICAALDRLQEDRGWDVPVHVDGASGAMVAPFCDEDLVWDFRLPRVASINTSGHKYGLVYPGVGWVVWRDAEALPEDLVFKVNYLGGEMPTFALNFSRPGAQIVAQYYNFLRLGRSGYARVQGYCREVATELAARIGALAQYELITDGGELPVFTFTVREDAGFSVFDLSAALREQGWLVPAYTFPPDREDLSVLRVVVRNGFSHDLADLFFDSLRQATADLTRTGGIGAAKQAFAHGAEQPG from the coding sequence GTGCCGCTGATCCACCCGCGTGACGAGGAAGGCACCGGCCGGGACGAGGTCTCGGTCAACCCGGTGTTCGCCCGCGAACCGGTGCGCGTGCCGCGCGACCGGCTCCCGGACGGCGAGCTCGACGCGGACGTGGCTTACCAGCTGGTGCACGACGAGCTGATGCTCGACGGCAACGCCCGGCTCAACCTGGCCACCTTCGTCGGCACCTGGATGGACGACCAGGCCACCCGGCTGATGACCGAGTCGTTCAGCAAGAACATGATCGACAAGGACGAGTACCCGCGCACGGCCGAGCTGGAGCGGCGCTGCGTGCGCATGCTGGCCGACCTGTGGCACACCACCGGGGACGCGCCGGGGTGTTCGACGACGGGCTCCAGCGAGGCGTGCATGCTCGCCGGGCTCGCGCTCAAACGCCGCTGGCGGCACCGGAACCCGGGTGGTGCGCGGCCGAACCTGGTGATGGGCGCGAACGTGCAGGTGTGCTGGCACAAGTTCGCGAACTACTGGGACGTCGAGGCCCGCGTGGTGCCGATGTCCGGGGACCGCTTCCACCTCGACGCCGCTACCGCGGCCGAGCGGTGCGACGAGAACACCATCGGCGTGGTCGCCATCCTGGGGTCCACTTTCGACGGTAGCTACGAGCCGGTGGCGGAGATCTGCGCCGCGCTCGACCGGCTCCAGGAAGACCGTGGCTGGGACGTGCCGGTGCACGTCGACGGCGCGTCGGGGGCGATGGTCGCGCCCTTCTGCGACGAGGACCTCGTCTGGGACTTCCGCCTGCCGCGGGTCGCGTCGATCAACACCTCGGGGCACAAGTACGGGCTGGTGTACCCGGGCGTGGGCTGGGTCGTCTGGCGTGACGCGGAGGCGCTGCCGGAGGACCTGGTGTTCAAGGTGAACTACCTCGGCGGTGAGATGCCGACGTTCGCGCTGAACTTCTCCCGGCCGGGGGCGCAGATCGTGGCGCAGTACTACAACTTCCTCCGCCTCGGCCGGTCCGGGTACGCGCGGGTGCAGGGTTACTGCCGGGAGGTCGCCACGGAACTCGCGGCACGGATCGGCGCGCTCGCCCAGTACGAACTGATCACCGACGGCGGTGAGCTGCCGGTGTTCACCTTCACCGTGCGCGAGGACGCGGGGTTCTCGGTGTTCGACCTGTCGGCGGCGCTGCGCGAGCAGGGGTGGCTGGTGCCCGCGTACACCTTCCCGCCGGACCGGGAGGACCTTTCGGTGCTCCGGGTGGTGGTCCGGAACGGGTTCAGCCACGACCTGGCGGACCTGTTCTTCGACTCCCTGCGACAGGCCACGGCGGACCTGACCCGCACGGGCGGGATCGGCGCAGCCAAGCAGGCCTTCGCGCACGGAGCCGAACAACCGGGCTGA
- a CDS encoding glycoside hydrolase family 30 beta sandwich domain-containing protein: protein MFRLALVVLTVLAAVGVSPATAQTAAVVDGARRHQPIDGFGFSEAFGRAEIMRGSEGLSEQRQREILDLLLSGDGAALSILRLHIVSTPAGSIQPVDPGGPGAPPEYVWDGSDESQVWLAREAKAYGVDRFYANAWSAPGYMKTNGDEANGGTLCGLSGTACGDWRTAYANYLVKYAEFYAGEGIRITDLGFTNEPDYTATYSSMRFTPAQAVEFTKVAGPIAAKAGLKLACCDSFGWTHQRDYTAAIEADPVARGLVSTHTGHTYASQVTGPLPTSRRTWMSEWSPNGTTWNENWDDGSGYDGFTVAKAVHTALTTGNTAGYVYWYGASVGTTRGLIQMNGDGYRVSKRLWALANYSRFIRPGATRIGATTGEQNLALSAFRNPDGSLAVVALNSAASPVPMTYALPNTGIVSGTAVPYVTGATSDTAAQPPIQVDGGKFTATVPPRSLVTYRVTG, encoded by the coding sequence ATGTTCCGGCTCGCGCTCGTGGTGTTGACGGTGCTCGCCGCGGTCGGGGTGTCCCCCGCCACCGCGCAGACCGCCGCGGTCGTCGACGGTGCCCGGCGGCACCAGCCGATCGACGGGTTCGGCTTCTCCGAGGCGTTCGGCCGGGCCGAGATCATGCGCGGGTCGGAGGGGTTGTCCGAGCAGCGGCAGCGGGAGATCCTCGACCTGCTGCTCTCGGGCGACGGCGCGGCGCTGTCCATCCTGCGCCTGCACATCGTGTCCACGCCCGCCGGGTCGATCCAGCCGGTCGACCCCGGCGGGCCGGGCGCGCCCCCGGAGTACGTCTGGGACGGCAGCGACGAAAGCCAGGTGTGGCTGGCGCGTGAGGCCAAGGCGTACGGCGTGGATCGCTTCTACGCCAACGCCTGGAGCGCGCCCGGGTACATGAAGACCAACGGCGACGAGGCCAACGGCGGCACGCTGTGCGGCCTGTCCGGCACCGCCTGCGGCGACTGGCGCACGGCGTACGCGAACTACCTGGTCAAGTACGCGGAGTTCTACGCGGGGGAAGGCATCCGGATCACCGATCTCGGGTTCACCAACGAACCGGACTACACCGCCACGTATTCGTCCATGCGGTTCACCCCGGCCCAGGCGGTCGAGTTCACCAAGGTCGCCGGTCCGATCGCGGCGAAGGCCGGGCTCAAGCTCGCCTGCTGCGACTCGTTCGGCTGGACCCACCAGCGCGACTACACCGCCGCGATCGAGGCCGATCCGGTGGCGCGCGGGCTCGTGTCGACGCACACCGGGCACACCTACGCGAGCCAGGTCACCGGCCCGCTGCCGACCTCCCGGCGGACGTGGATGTCGGAGTGGTCGCCCAACGGGACGACGTGGAACGAGAACTGGGACGACGGCAGCGGGTACGACGGGTTCACCGTCGCCAAGGCCGTGCACACCGCGCTCACCACCGGCAACACGGCGGGGTACGTGTACTGGTACGGCGCCTCGGTGGGGACCACGCGGGGCCTGATCCAGATGAACGGCGACGGCTACCGGGTGTCGAAACGGCTGTGGGCGCTGGCGAACTACAGCCGGTTCATCCGCCCGGGCGCCACGCGGATCGGGGCCACGACGGGTGAGCAGAACCTCGCGCTGTCCGCCTTCCGCAACCCGGACGGCTCGCTGGCGGTGGTCGCGCTGAACTCGGCGGCCAGTCCGGTCCCGATGACCTACGCGCTGCCGAACACCGGGATCGTCAGCGGCACCGCCGTCCCGTACGTCACCGGCGCCACCAGCGACACCGCGGCTCAGCCCCCGATCCAGGTGGACGGCGGGAAGTTCACGGCCACCGTGCCGCCCCGATCGCTGGTGACCTACCGCGTCACCGGGTGA
- a CDS encoding sensor histidine kinase, whose product MDWVTGVVPYALLAALAGMTVAFRVPDGEPVVADLVLCALVALWILCVHTLRPGWRERPRVMAVFFTVLVALMAVLVLRAPWFGFFSPAGYLFAFRVLRWPWRLAGVAAVSVVAGTAQAYGVDKSTALGWLVYAAVVTANVVPLCLFAWYAWRDDERTAERLRMLAENAALHERLVARAKEAGVHEERQRMAREIHDTLAQGLTGIISQLRAAEQAVDEPEVLRRHLGTATGLARESLTEARRSVDALRPAPLRVARLGEALADVAERWSARHGVPVQVTTTGTVRPVGPGAEDALLRAAQEALANVAKHARAGRVGVTLSYLDTEVALDVRDDGGGFDPARRGSGFGLIAMRQRIEGLSGTLQIESEPGAGAGISARVPIG is encoded by the coding sequence ATGGACTGGGTGACCGGGGTGGTGCCGTACGCCCTGCTGGCCGCGCTGGCCGGGATGACGGTGGCGTTCCGGGTCCCGGACGGCGAGCCGGTGGTGGCGGACCTGGTGCTGTGCGCGCTGGTGGCGTTGTGGATCCTGTGCGTCCACACGCTGCGCCCCGGCTGGCGGGAACGCCCGCGGGTGATGGCGGTGTTCTTCACCGTGCTGGTGGCGCTCATGGCCGTGCTGGTGCTCCGGGCGCCGTGGTTCGGGTTCTTCAGCCCGGCCGGGTACCTCTTCGCGTTCCGGGTGCTGCGGTGGCCGTGGCGGCTGGCGGGGGTCGCGGCGGTGTCGGTGGTCGCGGGCACCGCCCAGGCGTACGGCGTGGACAAGAGCACGGCGCTCGGGTGGCTCGTCTACGCCGCCGTGGTGACCGCGAACGTGGTACCGCTGTGCCTGTTCGCGTGGTACGCCTGGCGCGACGACGAGCGCACCGCCGAACGGCTGCGGATGCTCGCGGAGAACGCCGCCCTGCACGAACGGCTGGTGGCGCGGGCGAAGGAGGCGGGTGTGCACGAGGAACGGCAGCGGATGGCACGCGAGATCCACGACACCCTGGCGCAGGGGCTGACCGGCATCATCAGCCAGCTCCGCGCGGCCGAGCAGGCCGTCGACGAGCCCGAGGTACTGCGGCGGCACCTGGGCACGGCGACCGGGCTGGCCAGGGAGAGCCTGACCGAGGCGCGGCGTTCGGTGGACGCGCTGCGCCCGGCGCCGCTGCGGGTGGCCCGGCTGGGCGAGGCGCTGGCGGACGTGGCCGAACGGTGGTCGGCGCGGCACGGGGTGCCGGTCCAGGTCACCACCACCGGTACCGTGCGGCCGGTGGGACCGGGGGCCGAGGACGCGCTGCTGCGGGCCGCGCAGGAGGCGCTGGCCAACGTGGCCAAGCACGCGCGGGCGGGCCGTGTCGGCGTCACGTTGTCCTATTTGGACACCGAGGTGGCGCTGGACGTGCGCGACGACGGCGGCGGGTTCGACCCGGCGCGGCGGGGGAGCGGGTTCGGGCTGATCGCCATGCGGCAGCGGATCGAGGGGCTGTCCGGCACGCTGCAGATCGAATCGGAACCCGGCGCGGGCGCCGGGATCTCGGCCAGGGTGCCGATCGGATGA
- a CDS encoding PaaI family thioesterase yields MAEVSPEVRARVQASFDRQGLMAHLGARLTRIEEGVVHITLPARPEVTQQHGYFHAGATSAIADTAGGFAGFTVFPEDTTVLTVEYKMNLLAPAIGDHLEAVGTVLKPGRTLTICRLEVFAVRDGRSKLVAAGQQTLIRVDARPEPPAG; encoded by the coding sequence GTGGCAGAGGTCAGTCCCGAAGTGCGGGCACGGGTGCAGGCCAGTTTCGACCGGCAGGGGCTGATGGCCCACCTCGGCGCGCGCCTGACCCGGATCGAGGAGGGCGTCGTGCACATCACGCTGCCCGCGCGGCCCGAGGTCACCCAGCAGCACGGCTACTTCCACGCCGGGGCCACCAGCGCGATCGCCGACACCGCGGGCGGGTTCGCCGGGTTCACCGTCTTCCCCGAGGACACCACGGTGCTCACCGTGGAGTACAAGATGAACCTGCTGGCCCCGGCGATCGGGGACCACCTGGAGGCGGTGGGCACGGTGCTCAAGCCCGGCCGCACGCTGACCATCTGCCGGCTGGAGGTGTTCGCCGTGCGGGACGGGCGATCGAAGCTGGTGGCGGCCGGCCAGCAGACGCTGATCCGCGTGGACGCGCGCCCGGAGCCCCCGGCCGGGTGA
- a CDS encoding CrcB family protein: MLSREIQLIAVIAAGGVLGACARFGASQLWPGIWTTVWINVTGCAAMGVLLVFTGEHGLARPFLGTGVLGGYTTFSTYVVDAQRFLHDGRPALALLYLTATLAAALFATWAAAALTRLVVRR, from the coding sequence GTGCTTTCCCGTGAAATCCAGCTCATCGCCGTGATCGCCGCCGGTGGTGTGCTCGGCGCCTGCGCGCGGTTCGGCGCCTCCCAGCTCTGGCCCGGCATATGGACCACGGTGTGGATCAACGTCACCGGCTGCGCCGCGATGGGCGTGCTCCTGGTGTTCACCGGCGAGCACGGACTGGCCCGGCCGTTCCTCGGCACCGGCGTGCTCGGCGGGTACACCACCTTCTCCACCTACGTGGTCGACGCCCAGCGCTTCCTGCACGACGGCCGTCCCGCGCTGGCCCTGCTGTACCTCACCGCCACGCTGGCCGCCGCCCTGTTCGCGACCTGGGCGGCGGCCGCGCTGACCCGGCTGGTGGTGCGCCGGTGA